DNA from Strix aluco isolate bStrAlu1 chromosome 26, bStrAlu1.hap1, whole genome shotgun sequence:
TGCTGAATCCCAGAGCAGTTTATGAGCGGGCTCTGTTGTAATAGCATGACTGATCAATAACACACAGGTCCCTCAAGCATGAAGCTGttaccttttctcttcttttagtATAGAAAAGAGCAGCTTTGCATCATTTGAGGCCAGGAAATGAACTATTCAATATCCAGTAGAAACAAGAGCATGCTTACACAAACTGAGATTGCTGCAGGAAGCCGTGAtaaatctttctttcttgcttctctgaaatctgaaaaagaaattttgattGTTTCTCTCTTGGTGATACGTATTTTCTAAAGATTTCATAGCACTTGGTAACTGGTCTGGGTGCCATGGCTAAATACACTTAGCTAGAGACCAGGGGTCCAGGTGTAGATATGTCTCCTGGATCAGCAGTATGATTAGCTTGGAATGGGGAAATAAAAGTTTTGAAGtgatggggagaaggggaaagagcAAAGTATTAATGTAATTAGAAGGCACTGCTGTATcagttgtttttgtttcttaaagcCAAAACCCTGCCAGTACTGCAACATTATAGCAGCGTTTATTGGAAACAAGTGCCAGCGTTGCACAAACTCTGAAAAGAAGTATGGACCTCCGCACTCCTGTGAGCAGTGCAAGCAGCAGTGTGCGTTTGACCGCAAGGATGACAGAAAGAAGGTCAGTATCTCTGTAAAAGAAGACCAAAAAGGTAAAAGGGCTGGTCACAGTGATCGTCTGTCCATCTCCTTCACATATTCTCTAGAATTTCAGAGGGGGTGACTCTTGGTTATAAAGTATTTTTCTGGAGTTGAGCTTTGCTGTGGGAGCAGTGTTTTGGAGCTGTTTAATCTTTGAGCCCCTCTGCTCCTTTTCCAGATCTACTGAGAAAGATCCTTGAATTTGGCCTAAGGGAAGGTGGGCTGGCACAGGAGAAGGGGCCTCTGAGTGAAATGTGAGGTACCTGCTcggggagagggatggggaccGATATTTGTGCCGTAGCCTGAGGAGCTGGCAGTGTCATACCTCCACCAGAAAACCCATTCCATGGCTTCTGCACATCCTTTCTTAAACAACATAAGTGCTCCTTAGGAGGCGTGTATTTCTAAGGCTATAAACCCCTGTGGATCGTTGGGGTGCTGCACTGATAAGCCCTGTCCTCCTGCTCATCCTCCTTGAGCAGAGACCCTTGTTGTTCTGGTCTCTGGTGACTACCTTGTCACGTACCATTCCTTGGCATTGCTTTGACAGAAGTCCCCCTAGAGCTAGCCGGTCCTGGTGGACGGGTGCTGTAAGCAAAGCTTAGCAGAGCTGTAGTTACGGTAGATAAGTACTGTCTGCATTGCTCCGGCCACGCCAGATGCACTAATCACCCTTTCCAGGCGTTCGAGTGATCCTGTTTGAGTCGTTGCTTGTTCATATGTGACCTTAAGCCCGAAGGTGcttcttcttttctctgtgtttggtTTGTGGGCAGGAAGCAAGACCAAAActtctctccttctctgtctctctcacctTCCAGGTGGACGGAAAGCTGCTATGCTGGTTATGCACACTATCCTACAAACGGGTCCTACAGAAGACCAAAGAGCAGTGCAAGCACCTGAGCAGCTCTTCCCGGGCAAGCCTGCAGGAGAAGGAACAGTACAGTCGGCTCAGCAGCGGCAGCCACTATAACAGGTAACCTGCgtgagggggtttttttctgttgtgcagGGTGAGCTTCCCTCTAGGGTGAGAAAACAGGGTGCCTGGCTGCTCCACGCTCCTCGGGTGCGCTTCCTGAAGTAACGGGGGGAAGAGCCTGAGGGCTCAGTACCTTGGTGATGGATTTTGGCAGTTGTCTGTTGTTCAGGAGAATCTGGCTAAGTCAGGCTTTGCTAGTTTGGAAACCCCACTGTGCTGGAGTAGACTTGTAGTCCGACAGTGCTTCTTAGTGATTCAACTTACTGAACTTGAATGCAATTACAGCTAAACTGCATTTGTAAAATTGAATGattgaaatgtaaattttaaacatGAGTTCTTCACCTACATGCTGATCTGACTGAtgcattgttttctgtttatttttagtcTCCAGCTACTCTTCAAGGAATGAATTTTTTATCATTCTTTCTTGTGCTAGGAAATATTGTTTTAATAGGTTCAAAGTGGGTGGGAATATTTATCTGCTTCCCTGTCTTAGACTGCAAGTCATTCAGTTTCTGATATACGATTTCCTCGTTGTTTCTAGCCAGAAAACCTTATCCACCTCTTCTATTCAGAACGAAATCCCAAAGAAGAAAGCCAAGTTTGATGCCATATCTGCCAATGGTGACAGGTGAGCCTGTTACATGGGGAAATTGTGGGTGGGAGGTCTTGTTAGCTAAATTTATATAAGACAGAGTTCTGTGCAAATAGCAGGAAGCTCTTATGCTAGAGCAGGGATCTCGGGCTTTGGGACCTCAAGGGGCTGCATTAGCAGCTTTCCCGAACCTGGCAGGCCAGGTGTTTCTTGGCATTTAGACATAGgtttgaagagaaaaagaataccTAGCACCCATACCTGCTAGAATAGAAACTGCGTGTTGGCTGAGCTCCCCAACAGTTAGAAAAATTGCAGCCAGCTCAGCTTTATCCTCTCCCCGCAATTACAGGGAGAGGGGGGCTGTTGGCCGCCCTGTGGAGTTGAGATCTGCAGGTTTTGTGCTTTCGGGAGCTGAGGGAGATGGCCCCAGAGGAGAGCCAGGATCGAGACCCACCTCCCATTTCCCCTCCTGCCTTCTGGGGGAGGGCCAAGCAATCAAAGCACTTTGCTTGAAAGCATCCGATCCCGTTCTGCTGCCGCAGTTTGTGCTGGATTATGTTGACACTGGCTGCAAGCGCAGCAGAATGGGAGTCACTAGCAGAAACAGGAGATTgagatggatttttatttttttatggtcTTGTACATGCATATTTTCAttcctgcctttcctctctgaTTCTCAGCGTTCCTTCCTCTCCCGAGATGCTTTGTCCCCCTATCCAGAGTGCCCCGTCCACGTTGGCGCAGTGGGCTGCTTCCCAACAGAGTCTCGGTGCCCATCATTGTCCTGTTTCTCAAGGCACTGACATCCTGAAGTGAGATCACCTGTTGTTTTCTCCCCTGTTGCCCTCCCTCCCTGGGAACTGCCTCACACATGGGAACTGTCCCTCTCGCTGGATCTCTTTCCAAACTTGGGAGCACGGACCAGAGCATAGGCTCGTTAGTGCCAAAGGGTCTGTTAAAACCACTGGTAATTAATTAATCGCTACCTGCCTTGAATGTCTTAGAGATCCCAAATCGCACCTGTCCTGTAGATACTATTGGCACCTTGTCAATGTTTGTTAATATGTGAAATGCTGCTAATGGGAAATAGaacttaaatattattttgtagGGCAGTAGTTCCCACAGAGTGGTCTACAAGACCATTTATCATCTGAACGGTGCTTTCAGTTAAAAGTTGGAAAAATATTAAGGATTAACTGTGGCTTGGGAGCCACCTGGAGTGGTCAGAGAATTCATCTGACTGCCTCAGTGCTGCTAGAGCCAGAGGAGAGACGGGTCCCTGCTAGAACTGGTGCAGCCCATCAGTATTACTGCAGCTCTCGCTCTAGGGAGGCTCCTGTGCACCTACCGAAGCTGCTCTCCGGGCCGTAGGGCAGCACCAGGTATTTTTATCTGCCCACTAAAGCCTGGGCTGAGACCTAACAACTCATTGTAACCTGCCTGCTGGCTTGGAAGTAGCCAAGAAGCAAAAGGTCCCGTGCTCTGGCATCAATTCCTCAGGCATTCGTTTGCAAAACAGGAGTGTGTATTAGAAGAATCAAATGCCTTCACTTTGCTCTTGTGTCAGATGTTGTCAGGCTGGCTCCTGCCAAGGCTGTGGTCCTTGCCACAGACTTTTTTTGATGAATCCCAGTAACAAACTGTGTAATTTTAGCAACTACTGAAGAGCTCCAGCACTGTGCTGTAGAAAAGGCAAGCTGCAGCTGCCTTAAATAGATACATGGCTGTGTTTCTTGAGTAGAATAATAATGGTGGTTCGTTGCGTTGGTTTTTTAGAGTtgctggggggttttttgtgagGATgaaccccccaaacccctcccctCTTGCACCATTTTCTATGAGATTGGCCCCCCCAGAGTCAGCCTGCAGTCTGGCTCACAGCCCGAGTGTGGAGTTAGGGTCTGCCGCAGCGCAGGGCTGTTCTCAGCAGCAGCATAGTCTGGAGTGGGGTGATACACACCCAGCACCTCTTCGCTGCTGGCATCAGCCACAGTGTTCTGTACGGTGTGTCTTGGCTCCAGCCAAACTTCTGCTGCAGCCTTTAAGTGGGCAAAATTTGGGCATacttgtgttttgctgattaaggacaCTAATTAAACTCGGAGCCCTAGCATTTCAACTTCAGCTCAGCTGACTTTGGCAACGCCTCCAACGGGGTCCTGCTTTTCTGAAATCATTGCTCCTTTTTGGATACAATAGGAATTCCTTTACCACGTCTCACTGAATTCCCTCTGTATGTTTTTGTTTACGTATTTCAGAGTGGCCGTTGCTCCCGATGACCGTGATAGGGGGACTGAGCCATTTCCAATGGTCACTTAATGGGTGGCATTGAGTGGTTCATTCTGGGTGAGCTCTATGAGGAGCTGACAGCACTGGCCCTGCTGCCCGTGGAGTAGTTTTCCCCCGCAGTGACTCTCAGCTCATCTTGCAGCAGACTTTGCCCTCCTAATCCCGCTGTCCCGCCAGTGCCCCTCAGTCCTGGGCTGCCCCTGCCTGTGTGAGCACCCCAGCTTCACCtccagcctctggtgctgccctgTCCTGATTCGGACAGCGCTGGGTATCGCCAACGCTGCCACAAGTGCTTTTATGTTACAGCCTCTGCAGATGAACACGCTGCAGTCCCTTCTGTGACTATAGACAAGGTGCTAAATTGTGCTTTTAACACCAGGCAGCGATGAGCTACTGACTGAGCTGGCTGGGGGagggcagcgatgctggaggaTGCTAAGCTGCAAAGTTCATTTAGTAAAAAGATTCTCATTTGCATAGAAGAGTCCTGGCATACGCTTACAGCACTGGGACTTGGGCTGAACTGCGCCTGCTTTTGGTGGTGTTAGAGGGAGGGTAAGTCCAGATGCCTGGATGGATTTTTGCACATGGAGTATATTTTTTGTCTAGGGTGAAGCTTGGATGCAGGTTCAGTCAGCCTGGTCTGTGCCTCTTTACGCTGGCCTGACTTGAATAGCAAAATCTTTAAGCTTGGCATTTTTTTGCCTAATTTCAGCTATTTAACAGGTGTGGTGTTTAAGGTAgtcattttggtttcttttccacTCAGTTGAGAGGCAGGTGTCTTTGGACGAGCTCcatctttcctctgtctccacTGAAAGCAATGGGAGCTCATCAGTTCACTTTAATTAGAGGCGTGCATTTTAGACTGTTCAAACATGGAGAGCACGTGCCCCCCTGACCTATCCCAAGGGGCTGGGGTCCTGGGTATGGAGTTTATATGTagggaaaatggctttttttgttgtctggttgttttaatttttaatctgtttgttaAAGGAATGGAGCGACTTGTATTTGGCAGTTTTCCTTCTAATTTTGGAGTCTCAGGCTGCTTCCTTAATGCAGGGTTAAAGACAGAGAAACCTTTCATTACTAACTTGtcagtctttcaaaaaaaaggggggggggaaagctgCTGCTTTAATTAGCACCTTGATCACATTTGAGGGTGCATTGTGCAGCAACTGGACAGGAAAATACCTGCCTGTGCTGACGTACCTGACAGAAGGGGGTGTCTGGGCACTCTGAGCCCACTGTTAGGACTTGGGGgtgcagagcccaggggcaggaggaggcccCCGAAGCCCTGGGCTCGGTACTGGCCGCGCTGAGTGGCTCGGTGGGAGGCTGGTGGCCCGTCTGTCCCTTCTCCCCGCTgggtggcagggctggctctCACCTGCCCGGCTCCACAGTGTGCTCTGCAACAGGAGCTGCCAAGGAGGGAATTTTTCCTGCCAGAGCTGCTCAGAGAAGGAAATGTGCGCATCTCCCAGCACTCTTTATCACCCCAGGACACTGCAGGAGGGAAGCTTGCCTGGGCAAGGGAGTGGTGTAAGCGAGAGTTTGGGTTTAGCCAGAGGGAATCAGTgaagaagccttttttttcctctgtggaggctgctttttttttttctttttttctttctttctttctctcctccccagcatATTTGCACTGAGTGGGAAATTAAAGCTACTGTTAGGAACGTGCTTGCACACAGAAAGGTGCTGGAGCACCCACCATCATCTCGCA
Protein-coding regions in this window:
- the FAM76A gene encoding protein FAM76A isoform X1; translated protein: MAALYACTKCHQRFPFEALSQGQQLCKECRIAHPIVKCTYCRTEFQQESKTNTICKKCAQNVKLYGTPKPCQYCNIIAAFIGNKCQRCTNSEKKYGPPHSCEQCKQQCAFDRKDDRKKVDGKLLCWLCTLSYKRVLQKTKEQCKHLSSSSRASLQEKEQYSRLSSGSHYNSQKTLSTSSIQNEIPKKKAKFDAISANGDSVPSSPEMLCPPIQSAPSTLAQWAASQQSLGAHHCPVSQGTDILNFSPDLALDSPGTDHFVIIAQLKEEVATLKKMLHQKDQMILEKEKKITELKADLQYQESQMRAKMNQMEKTHKEVMEQLQAKNRELLKQAAALSKGKKPEKSGAITSP